In one Armatimonadota bacterium genomic region, the following are encoded:
- a CDS encoding glycosyltransferase family 4 protein yields MKILLLYEYPPPPAGLATQGDLLYRGLRELGADCMPAPRSGSLQKEWLYKCYRPDVVIGVGWWGQLPELVMHPQRFGIQAVPWLVADGWVANYQDVLNALPLILTTSKWVAETYTRDGVLPERMVVQPIGCDIDSFRPLSKDNQHVKAVREVLGVRDDEKLILTIGGDGASKGSQEMMRALAKIDNEYPNWRYVCKVWSQERTERQTKIDLALAEELGIRHKVLYIDGVLSREFMPYLYNACDIYAGPSRQEGFGMPHVEAQACGKPVLSVNAMGIKETVIHGETGFMAKVGEWISITEGEVGPKEGFPEQRVIKFTKPKLIAVRADVEDLAKYTLCLLADDNLREEMGATARQHVEKNFDYRDVAKRVLKLVSTKLSLPMAA; encoded by the coding sequence ATGAAAATCCTATTGCTCTATGAGTACCCACCACCTCCGGCTGGACTTGCTACGCAAGGGGATTTGCTTTACCGCGGTCTTCGTGAACTAGGCGCGGATTGTATGCCAGCGCCGAGGTCCGGCTCTCTGCAAAAGGAGTGGCTCTACAAATGCTATAGGCCAGATGTAGTTATAGGCGTTGGCTGGTGGGGACAATTGCCTGAGCTTGTGATGCATCCACAAAGATTTGGCATACAAGCGGTTCCATGGCTTGTAGCAGATGGGTGGGTTGCCAACTATCAGGATGTGTTGAATGCTTTACCCCTAATTCTTACTACAAGCAAATGGGTAGCCGAAACCTATACGAGAGACGGTGTTTTACCTGAGCGCATGGTTGTTCAACCAATTGGCTGTGACATAGACTCATTCCGGCCTCTTTCGAAGGATAATCAACATGTGAAGGCGGTTCGCGAGGTTCTAGGGGTCAGGGATGATGAGAAGCTGATACTTACAATTGGTGGTGATGGGGCTAGCAAAGGAAGTCAGGAAATGATGAGAGCACTTGCCAAGATTGATAATGAATATCCGAATTGGCGATATGTCTGCAAAGTTTGGTCCCAGGAGCGCACAGAAAGACAGACCAAGATTGACCTAGCTCTTGCTGAAGAGCTAGGTATACGACATAAAGTTCTTTATATTGATGGCGTTCTATCTCGCGAATTCATGCCCTATCTTTACAATGCCTGTGATATCTACGCCGGCCCGAGCCGCCAGGAAGGTTTCGGCATGCCACATGTAGAGGCCCAGGCGTGCGGAAAACCTGTGTTGAGTGTGAACGCAATGGGCATAAAAGAAACAGTAATCCATGGCGAGACCGGCTTCATGGCTAAAGTGGGAGAATGGATTTCAATTACAGAAGGGGAGGTTGGCCCCAAAGAAGGTTTTCCAGAGCAGCGAGTCATTAAGTTCACGAAGCCCAAACTGATCGCAGTGCGTGCAGATGTGGAAGATTTGGCAAAATATACCTTATGCCTCTTAGCCGATGATAATTTGCGTGAAGAGATGGGTGCAACTGCTAGGCAGCATGTGGAGAAAAACTTTGATTATCGGGATGTTGCAAAGCGAGTATTAAAGTTGGTCAGCACAAAGCTTTCCCTACCAATGGCGGCATGA
- a CDS encoding glycogen debranching protein has protein sequence MAKSDAMKIENAEVLIEEAFDKAKIALDKCSTPNGIFASPTYYNAVYARDALIASLGGLVSGEERFLRQWLKTMDTLMDRQSTSGQIPNCVDTFIPTRPRLVAFGAADASLWFILTLAYAERLFETEFSEFHQAAERALVWLEYQDAHEEGLIEQQEATDWMDITANRGHVLYTNVLWFAVLELRRDIKKAHLVREAINGFLWSDEKGYFLPWSWKQERGEWFDTTANAFAIAFGLADPEQTESILNYLFKHRLDEPYPVRAIHPPIKPGDKDWRDYYITEHELNRPNQYHNGGIWPWVGGLYVAALVRAGHMERAKETLIRLAMANKLGREQEWEFNEWLHGVTGEPRGAAYQAWSAGMYLYAYSCVKEGHEPVFSVLESKECQLWHNTNLGNQNS, from the coding sequence ATGGCAAAATCAGATGCTATGAAAATCGAGAATGCTGAAGTTTTAATTGAGGAAGCATTTGACAAGGCGAAAATTGCACTTGACAAGTGTTCCACGCCAAATGGGATTTTTGCTTCTCCCACATACTACAATGCCGTTTATGCCCGCGATGCTCTAATCGCTTCTCTTGGAGGACTGGTCTCAGGCGAGGAGCGGTTTCTTCGTCAATGGTTGAAGACTATGGATACCCTAATGGATAGGCAGTCAACAAGCGGCCAGATACCTAATTGTGTAGATACGTTTATTCCGACGCGTCCAAGGCTTGTGGCTTTTGGGGCAGCCGATGCTTCACTCTGGTTTATCCTAACACTTGCTTATGCGGAGCGACTTTTTGAAACCGAATTCTCGGAATTTCACCAGGCGGCTGAGCGCGCGCTGGTTTGGCTGGAGTATCAGGATGCTCATGAGGAAGGCTTAATTGAACAGCAAGAGGCAACCGACTGGATGGATATCACTGCCAATCGTGGGCACGTTCTCTATACGAACGTTCTTTGGTTTGCGGTCTTGGAGTTGAGGCGCGATATTAAGAAAGCGCATCTTGTTCGTGAAGCAATAAATGGGTTTCTTTGGAGTGATGAGAAAGGTTATTTTCTTCCTTGGTCGTGGAAGCAAGAACGCGGAGAGTGGTTTGATACTACAGCAAACGCATTTGCCATAGCATTTGGCCTTGCAGATCCCGAGCAGACTGAAAGCATCCTCAATTACTTGTTCAAGCACCGACTGGATGAGCCTTATCCGGTTAGGGCAATTCATCCTCCAATTAAGCCAGGCGATAAAGATTGGCGCGATTATTATATAACCGAGCACGAGTTAAATAGGCCGAATCAGTATCATAATGGGGGTATATGGCCTTGGGTGGGTGGACTTTATGTTGCCGCTCTTGTTCGGGCAGGACATATGGAGCGAGCTAAAGAAACGCTTATTCGGTTGGCGATGGCAAACAAACTAGGCCGCGAACAAGAATGGGAGTTCAACGAATGGCTTCATGGTGTTACTGGCGAACCAAGAGGAGCGGCATACCAAGCATGGTCGGCTGGAATGTATTTGTATGCTTATTCATGTGTTAAAGAAGGTCACGAACCTGTCTTTTCAGTGCTCGAATCCAAGGAATGCCAGCTTTGGCATAATACAAACCTCGGCAACCAAAACTCATAA
- a CDS encoding helix-turn-helix transcriptional regulator gives MDNENRSPDGQEEAVIGLTKREIEVLQLVLEGKSSKEVAAILCCSKRTVDFHLARIYDKLNVSNRVQAMRRCAGLGLIPMGGNGGNGREEVG, from the coding sequence ATGGACAATGAAAACAGGTCGCCGGATGGTCAAGAAGAAGCGGTAATCGGGCTTACAAAACGCGAAATTGAGGTTCTGCAACTAGTTCTTGAGGGCAAGTCAAGTAAAGAAGTAGCCGCCATTCTCTGCTGTAGCAAGCGAACTGTTGACTTCCACCTTGCACGAATATACGATAAATTGAATGTTTCAAATAGGGTTCAGGCGATGCGCCGCTGTGCTGGGCTTGGCTTGATACCCATGGGCGGCAATGGTGGAAACGGACGTGAAGAAGTAGGCTGA